The following are from one region of the Plasmodium cynomolgi strain B DNA, chromosome 1, whole genome shotgun sequence genome:
- a CDS encoding hypothetical protein (putative) — protein sequence LCSNGYDTFFGEPSRNYDRKLSEKLLNDEGNTTVGSTLEEASTLEGVADAGEEGTTEHGSSADRTGSIGGGSSSDHGRRTDHRRSSSTRSKLESYFSSEGPSNSRHPERFSLEDRLKKEWNDLAIIETKNWFNVIIGICDTLITEYDSYNVVDDKVRSWTNLIKMLTTFREAEINESNIIFSKFLDYVREKRHDKPSDCLTEEEESIWNDIKLLKQQKDIEWKKYHVGTWKYWFQMEFPTANLRKNE from the coding sequence CTCTGCAGCAATGGATACGACACCTTCTTCGGAGAGCCCAGCAGGAACTACGATAGAAAATTGTCAGAAAAGCTTTTAAACGACGAAGGGAACACAACAGTTGGAAGTACCCTAGAAGAGGCAAGTACCCTGGAGGGGGTAGCCGACGCAGGAGAGGAAGGCACCACGGAGCATGGAAGCAGCGCAGATCGCACAGGCAGCATCGGTGGTGGAAGCAGTAGCGATCATGGACGCAGAACAGATCATAGAAGATCTTCCTCAACTCGCAGCAAATTAGAATCCTATTTTTCCAGTGAAGGTCCATCCAATTCAAGGCATCCAGAGCGTTTCAGCCTTGAAGATAGATTAAAGAAGGAGTGGAACGACCTAGCTATTAtcgaaacaaaaaattggttTAATGTGATCATAGGAATTTGTGATACCCTAATTACAGAATACGATTCTTACAACGTTGTTGACGATAAGGTCAGGAGTTGGACCAACTTAATCAAAATGTTAACAACTTTCCGAGAAGCAGAAATTAACGAAAGcaatatcattttttcaaaatttttggattacgtgagagaaaaaagacaTGACAAACCAAGTGATTGTTTaactgaagaagaagaaagcatCTGGAATGATATCAAACTATTAAAGCAGCAAAAAGATATTGAGTGGAAGAAATATCACGTGGGAACTTGGAAATATTGGTTCCAGATGGAATTCCCAACGGCTAATCTGAGAAAGAATGAG